In Virgibacillus sp. NKC19-16, a single genomic region encodes these proteins:
- a CDS encoding PhnD/SsuA/transferrin family substrate-binding protein: MKRNLTLIVMLSVFMLFLAACSQGSASEGEGPDDVIDIVWYPNESGNELKASRDAIGSTVADATGKEVEHHLTTDYAIAIETLVNNNADLAFMGAQGYIEANASNDAVQPLAVPTGPSGTLDDALYHSWLALNVDEQEDYKVDGEFELDTIADKSFSFVSTSSTSGFKVPTSTILGHFNEQEEYADLAEEDLMEGGALFSQVLFGNSHQGSAVNLLTGNADVAAFCDTCVENYVEIAEGEENTAGAVYRVKDDAEEPFNNVTGSEFTLMSVTPVLNAPFVANMDALGQEDFDALLELFTSDEVANNEEIFTPEDSEGSALFTKSGDERFAPVEDEWFDPIRELSN; the protein is encoded by the coding sequence ATGAAAAGGAATTTAACGTTGATTGTAATGCTGTCTGTATTTATGTTATTTTTAGCTGCTTGTTCACAAGGCAGTGCCAGTGAGGGAGAAGGACCTGATGACGTGATTGATATCGTCTGGTACCCGAATGAATCCGGTAATGAATTGAAAGCTTCCCGGGACGCCATTGGCAGTACAGTTGCAGATGCTACCGGCAAGGAAGTGGAACATCATTTAACCACCGATTATGCAATTGCAATTGAAACATTGGTAAATAATAATGCAGATCTTGCATTCATGGGAGCGCAAGGATATATCGAGGCAAATGCGAGTAATGACGCTGTCCAGCCGCTAGCCGTACCAACAGGGCCATCAGGAACATTGGACGACGCTTTATATCACAGTTGGCTTGCATTGAACGTAGATGAGCAGGAAGATTATAAAGTTGATGGTGAATTTGAACTGGATACGATTGCAGACAAATCATTTTCCTTTGTATCAACAAGTTCAACATCCGGATTTAAGGTTCCAACTTCAACGATTCTTGGACATTTCAATGAGCAGGAAGAATACGCTGACCTGGCGGAAGAAGATTTGATGGAAGGCGGAGCGTTATTCTCTCAAGTGTTATTTGGAAACTCCCACCAGGGATCAGCGGTGAATCTGTTAACAGGAAATGCCGATGTAGCTGCATTCTGTGATACATGTGTTGAAAATTATGTGGAAATTGCAGAAGGGGAAGAAAATACGGCAGGTGCGGTTTATCGTGTGAAGGATGACGCAGAAGAGCCTTTTAACAACGTAACTGGCAGTGAGTTCACGTTAATGAGTGTTACTCCAGTGTTAAATGCTCCATTTGTTGCAAACATGGATGCACTGGGTCAGGAGGATTTTGACGCATTGTTGGAACTTTTCACTTCAGATGAAGTTGCAAACAATGAAGAGATTTTTACTCCGGAAGATTCTGAGGGATCCGCGTTATTTACAAAGTCTGGTGACGAACGATTTGCCCCGGTTGAAGATGAGTGGTTCGATCCAATCCGTGAGCTTTCAAACTAA
- a CDS encoding PHP domain-containing protein, with product MKTDLHVHSNYSDGSDSVEEVIKKAHQQGVTQLSFVDHDTVAGWPEVQRMGEKYKIKTIPGIELSAYDFKRNRKVHILGYCYHPLAPNIQAVAEPVRKRRQAHSLWQIEQLNKHGYRLDADKIMEMAKPSNIIYKQHIMRQLTEAAYSSREYRQLYQSLFKRSGIASGDIRYMDVFDAVQAIVADGGIAVVAHPGQLDSYELIPELIDAGLGGIERNHPDHGHQDHQKVEALANDYQLMMTGGTDYHGIFSEVIEVGEVLSSESFKSNEIRET from the coding sequence GTGAAAACAGATTTACATGTACATAGCAACTATTCCGACGGCTCCGATTCGGTCGAGGAGGTGATCAAAAAAGCGCATCAGCAAGGAGTCACCCAACTTAGTTTTGTTGATCATGATACGGTTGCAGGCTGGCCTGAAGTACAAAGGATGGGGGAGAAATATAAGATAAAAACAATCCCCGGCATTGAACTATCGGCGTATGATTTTAAAAGAAACAGGAAAGTTCATATTCTTGGGTATTGCTATCATCCACTAGCTCCGAATATACAAGCTGTAGCGGAACCTGTACGAAAGCGGCGGCAGGCACATTCCCTCTGGCAAATCGAGCAATTGAATAAACATGGATACCGGCTGGATGCGGATAAGATAATGGAGATGGCCAAGCCAAGCAATATCATATATAAACAGCATATCATGAGGCAATTGACAGAAGCGGCCTATTCATCGAGGGAGTATAGACAGTTATACCAATCTTTATTTAAAAGAAGTGGCATTGCTTCCGGGGACATCCGCTATATGGATGTGTTTGACGCGGTTCAGGCAATTGTAGCAGATGGAGGAATTGCGGTAGTGGCGCATCCCGGACAGCTGGATTCCTATGAGCTCATCCCGGAGTTGATTGATGCAGGGTTGGGTGGGATTGAACGTAACCATCCGGATCACGGGCACCAGGACCATCAGAAAGTGGAAGCATTGGCGAATGATTATCAGCTGATGATGACTGGTGGTACGGATTACCATGGAATTTTTTCAGAGGTGATTGAGGTAGGGGAAGTTTTAAGTTCTGAATCATTTAAATCAAATGAGATAAGGGAAACCTAA
- the phnL gene encoding phosphonate C-P lyase system protein PhnL — translation MPMLDVKDFGKRFTIHHLGKTIKAAEHIDFTLKKGEFIGIVGKSGSGKSTVLKSIYRTYLPDKGQIIYDSARFGQIDLAKATEREMLYLRKYEIGYVSQFLNVMPRTTSRKLVEKALLEMGEHEEVAQLEAEKALTHFELDPKLWDTYPNTFSGGEKLRLNIAMATVKKPRLLLLDEPTASLDMQSKQKVREIIERLKEEGTTLVGIFHDIEFMDGLCDNIFDMKAANTTEIEEGAVK, via the coding sequence ATGCCAATGCTTGACGTGAAGGATTTTGGCAAGCGGTTTACCATTCATCACCTAGGCAAAACCATCAAGGCAGCTGAACACATTGATTTTACCCTAAAGAAGGGGGAATTTATTGGGATTGTTGGAAAAAGCGGGAGTGGAAAATCAACGGTTCTTAAAAGCATTTACCGAACCTATTTGCCGGATAAGGGCCAGATTATCTATGATTCCGCACGTTTTGGCCAGATTGATTTGGCAAAAGCAACAGAAAGAGAGATGCTATATCTCCGTAAATATGAGATTGGCTATGTATCGCAATTTCTGAACGTTATGCCGAGAACGACATCAAGAAAGCTGGTGGAAAAGGCATTACTGGAAATGGGGGAGCATGAAGAGGTTGCACAGCTGGAAGCAGAGAAAGCATTAACGCATTTTGAACTGGATCCAAAATTATGGGATACCTATCCGAATACATTTTCCGGCGGGGAAAAACTGCGCCTGAATATTGCCATGGCGACAGTAAAAAAACCAAGGCTGCTATTGCTTGATGAGCCGACCGCAAGTCTTGATATGCAATCAAAACAAAAGGTCAGAGAAATCATTGAACGATTGAAAGAAGAGGGAACGACGCTTGTGGGCATTTTTCATGATATCGAATTTATGGATGGATTATGTGACAACATTTTTGATATGAAAGCCGCAAACACTACCGAAATCGAGGAGGGTGCTGTTAAGTGA
- the phnM gene encoding phosphonate metabolism protein PhnM, with protein sequence MYIIHNGKVITEEAIMEGHAVITEGETIQGIIPEGEISSFQEAKLIDANGGYISPGFIDIHSDYIETIASPRPTSMMDFDISLREAEKILISHGITTMFHSLSFYREDVFNHKPMRRPENVQRMVDAIDRTHQDLHLIRHRLHARFEMDNLDEVHQLIKNIEDDKVHLLSFMDHTPGQGQYRDLEVYRETLQGYRELSDNDVQTIIKERQTSEVITMKKVKEIVALAMNKGIAVASHDDDNIQKLELVKSFGTTISEFPITLEVAKKARELGLATIVGAPNVLLGGSHSGNLAAAEAIAHNCADILCSDYYPAALLHAIFDLSEKHGNDLHHMFMMVTQNPAKAIQMDDEIGSIKTGKKADLLVIERMEDGYPMLTKTMVNGSLITTTNYRIK encoded by the coding sequence GTGTACATTATTCATAATGGGAAAGTTATTACGGAAGAAGCGATCATGGAAGGCCATGCTGTCATCACAGAGGGAGAAACCATTCAGGGAATTATCCCCGAGGGTGAAATTTCGTCCTTCCAGGAGGCCAAGCTGATTGATGCAAACGGCGGCTATATTTCGCCAGGGTTCATTGACATTCATTCAGATTATATTGAGACAATCGCTTCACCAAGACCGACAAGTATGATGGATTTTGACATCAGTTTGCGGGAGGCAGAAAAGATCTTAATAAGCCATGGAATTACAACGATGTTCCATTCCCTTTCGTTCTACAGGGAGGATGTTTTCAACCACAAACCGATGAGAAGGCCGGAAAATGTCCAGCGGATGGTTGATGCGATAGATCGAACGCATCAGGACCTGCATCTGATCCGTCATCGGCTCCACGCTCGGTTTGAGATGGATAATCTCGATGAAGTACATCAGCTTATAAAAAATATTGAAGACGACAAAGTGCATCTATTGTCGTTTATGGATCATACTCCCGGCCAGGGGCAATACCGTGATTTGGAAGTCTACCGGGAAACATTACAGGGATATCGTGAATTAAGTGATAATGACGTCCAGACGATTATCAAGGAACGTCAGACATCAGAAGTAATAACAATGAAAAAAGTGAAAGAGATCGTAGCCTTGGCAATGAACAAAGGCATTGCAGTGGCTTCCCATGATGACGATAATATTCAAAAATTGGAACTGGTCAAATCCTTTGGCACAACTATCAGTGAATTCCCAATCACGCTGGAGGTTGCAAAGAAAGCCAGGGAGCTAGGGCTTGCAACCATTGTCGGTGCTCCGAATGTCCTGCTTGGTGGTTCCCATTCCGGAAATTTAGCAGCAGCCGAGGCTATTGCGCATAATTGTGCGGATATTCTATGCAGTGACTATTACCCCGCTGCCTTACTCCATGCGATATTTGACTTAAGTGAGAAACATGGAAATGATTTGCACCACATGTTTATGATGGTCACACAAAATCCGGCAAAAGCCATACAGATGGATGATGAGATTGGATCCATCAAGACGGGAAAAAAAGCAGATTTGCTAGTCATTGAACGAATGGAAGATGGTTACCCGATGCTGACAAAAACGATGGTGAACGGGTCACTCATTACAACGACAAATTACCGTATAAAATAA
- a CDS encoding ATP-binding cassette domain-containing protein: MYEEPLLRVRNLHKHFGPGCHQCRKATDRKLEKNYCPVCGTVYACQDVSFDLFPGEILGIVGESGSGKSTMMQCLYFDADVTSGEVYLNDPVFAGQNVLELSSQKKRYIRNHKYGMVYQNPIQGLKMNFSSVGNIAEKLIAAGNRNVSDMEATSKKLLESVHIPLFRMKDEPRNFSGGMQQRVQIAKALSNNPPVLFLDEVTTGLDLSVQANVLDLIKKIQRESGISMIVVSHDLAVIRMLSDRTVVMLNGTVIEEGLTDQILEDPQAAYTQQLVYSLI, from the coding sequence ATGTATGAAGAACCGTTACTGCGTGTGCGAAATTTACATAAGCACTTCGGTCCGGGGTGTCACCAATGCAGGAAGGCAACAGATAGGAAGCTGGAGAAAAATTACTGTCCAGTTTGCGGAACGGTATATGCCTGTCAGGATGTTTCATTTGATTTATTTCCCGGGGAAATTCTCGGCATTGTCGGGGAAAGTGGCAGTGGAAAGTCAACGATGATGCAGTGTTTGTACTTTGATGCAGATGTCACCTCCGGGGAAGTGTATCTGAATGACCCGGTCTTTGCGGGGCAGAATGTGCTGGAATTGTCCTCCCAGAAAAAGCGATATATCCGGAATCATAAATACGGCATGGTCTACCAAAACCCAATACAGGGACTGAAAATGAATTTTTCATCAGTTGGTAATATTGCCGAAAAGCTGATTGCAGCGGGAAACCGGAATGTATCAGACATGGAAGCCACGAGTAAAAAACTATTGGAAAGTGTGCATATCCCGCTTTTTCGCATGAAGGATGAACCACGTAATTTCTCAGGCGGTATGCAGCAGCGTGTCCAGATTGCGAAGGCATTATCCAATAACCCGCCTGTTCTGTTTCTGGATGAGGTAACAACAGGCTTGGATTTATCGGTTCAGGCAAATGTGCTTGATTTAATTAAGAAAATCCAGCGTGAATCTGGTATTAGTATGATTGTGGTTTCCCACGATTTGGCGGTTATCCGGATGCTTTCAGACCGTACTGTTGTCATGTTAAATGGGACGGTTATCGAGGAGGGACTGACGGATCAAATTCTTGAAGATCCTCAAGCTGCATATACACAACAATTAGTTTATTCATTGATATAG
- a CDS encoding alpha-D-ribose 1-methylphosphonate 5-phosphate C-P-lyase PhnJ, which yields MRLDTQFAFLDEGSKKEIRRTILKAVAIPGYQVPFASREMPIARGWGTGGLQITLSLIGRPDVLKVIDQGADESVNAVSIKKLVKDTTGVKLTESTKDSTLIQSRHRVPEMPLTKDQILILQVPMPEALRSVEAREYVTKRLHADEEYSGAWLMLFEQIMKYGSTATDADHPVVVNNRYITAPSPIPRFDNPKLHQSEALILLGAGREKKIYAIPPYTNVESLAFEDYPFQVEDFEGKYCHLCGSTGVFMDEIIDPVTNEPIYQCNDTSYCLERLNKKENVEVEKSYV from the coding sequence ATGAGGCTTGACACGCAATTTGCCTTTTTGGATGAAGGCTCGAAAAAGGAAATCCGCCGTACGATTTTAAAAGCTGTGGCGATCCCAGGATATCAGGTTCCATTTGCCTCAAGGGAAATGCCGATTGCCCGCGGTTGGGGAACAGGAGGCCTGCAAATCACATTGTCGCTTATCGGAAGACCAGACGTGCTTAAGGTGATTGACCAGGGAGCGGATGAGTCTGTAAATGCAGTCAGTATTAAGAAATTAGTAAAAGATACTACGGGTGTAAAGCTTACCGAAAGCACAAAGGATTCCACACTCATTCAGTCAAGACACAGGGTTCCGGAAATGCCGTTAACCAAGGATCAGATACTCATATTGCAGGTGCCAATGCCTGAGGCCCTTCGTTCAGTGGAAGCAAGGGAATATGTGACGAAGCGGCTTCATGCGGATGAGGAGTACAGTGGAGCTTGGCTGATGCTTTTTGAGCAAATAATGAAATACGGATCCACAGCAACGGATGCAGATCATCCGGTGGTTGTAAATAACCGTTATATTACAGCCCCAAGCCCGATTCCGAGATTTGATAATCCGAAATTGCATCAGTCGGAAGCATTAATTCTTCTAGGGGCAGGAAGGGAGAAAAAAATCTATGCTATCCCACCATATACGAATGTCGAGTCCCTTGCCTTTGAGGACTACCCATTTCAAGTGGAAGATTTTGAAGGAAAGTACTGTCATCTCTGCGGGTCAACGGGAGTTTTTATGGATGAAATCATTGATCCTGTAACGAACGAGCCTATTTATCAGTGCAATGACACGAGTTATTGCCTGGAGCGGCTAAATAAGAAGGAAAACGTGGAGGTGGAGAAGAGCTATGTATGA
- a CDS encoding carbon-phosphorus lyase complex subunit PhnI, whose protein sequence is MGYVAVKGGTMAIDASLKRLKYERLKEEEVLEIKTILASMRTMVDQVMSESSLYSPFLAALAIKQAEGSMEEAVFLMRAHRSTLPRLYYSRAAESESMLVERRISASFKDIPGGQLLGATTDYTHRLLDFQLVEESTMENEQWLTTYKEILKEVEPIGDVQYFPKVVEYLRNEGLFEIYTHDDTPPVDITKESLQFPVSRSARLQVLTRGQTGAVTSLGYASLRGYGQVHPTVGEVRVGALPIYVEHPNEGTYDVEDDFYIGDIRLTEVESFVPVNVKNEQNKDELEFEIGYGACYGRNETKAIAMSILDQCLEHPEADFPTHDEEFVLLHIDSVESTGFISHLKLPHYVTFQSKLDSVRNVKKGGKKNEA, encoded by the coding sequence ATGGGCTATGTTGCAGTGAAGGGTGGTACGATGGCCATCGACGCGTCCCTAAAACGGTTGAAGTATGAACGGTTAAAGGAAGAAGAGGTACTTGAAATCAAAACAATCCTGGCCTCGATGCGGACAATGGTAGATCAAGTCATGTCGGAAAGCAGTCTTTATTCCCCGTTTTTGGCCGCATTGGCTATCAAACAGGCGGAAGGAAGTATGGAAGAAGCGGTGTTTTTGATGCGTGCCCACCGCTCGACGTTACCGCGTCTTTATTATAGTCGGGCTGCGGAATCGGAATCAATGCTGGTGGAACGCAGGATTTCCGCAAGCTTTAAAGATATCCCGGGTGGACAACTGCTTGGTGCTACAACAGATTATACGCACAGGTTGCTTGATTTTCAGTTGGTTGAAGAAAGCACCATGGAAAATGAACAATGGCTTACAACGTATAAAGAAATTTTAAAAGAGGTTGAACCAATCGGTGATGTCCAGTACTTTCCAAAAGTAGTTGAATATTTGCGCAATGAGGGACTTTTTGAAATCTATACCCACGATGATACACCTCCCGTGGATATCACGAAGGAGAGCCTGCAATTTCCTGTTTCCAGAAGTGCAAGATTGCAAGTCCTCACCCGCGGTCAAACCGGTGCGGTAACATCACTGGGCTATGCATCGCTTCGTGGTTATGGTCAGGTGCATCCGACAGTTGGTGAGGTGAGAGTCGGTGCACTCCCGATTTATGTGGAGCACCCAAACGAAGGGACATATGACGTGGAAGATGATTTTTATATTGGTGATATTCGACTCACCGAAGTGGAATCCTTCGTGCCGGTGAATGTAAAAAATGAACAGAATAAAGATGAACTGGAGTTTGAAATCGGCTATGGCGCCTGTTATGGGAGAAATGAAACGAAGGCGATTGCCATGAGTATTCTGGATCAGTGCTTGGAACATCCGGAAGCTGATTTTCCGACACATGATGAGGAATTTGTTCTGCTGCACATTGATTCGGTTGAGTCGACAGGCTTCATATCACATCTGAAATTACCACACTATGTGACATTTCAATCGAAGCTGGACAGTGTCCGAAACGTAAAGAAAGGAGGAAAGAAAAATGAGGCTTGA
- the phnH gene encoding phosphonate C-P lyase system protein PhnH, producing the protein MAVEQIHEVQQVYRKIVHSMSRPGIISSLENVSADLDYHIPCFKATIHSAMTLLDAEVTFHLLTENHSDISGKISAYTLASETSIAEADYIIALSDATDYSILRAIRECKIGSLINPQLSATWIIESSNLTNAGGMTLSGPGIKNEIKMETRFSPFVWEARNERVKEYPMGIDLIFTDEKAQIACAPRTTVIENSGVR; encoded by the coding sequence ATGGCAGTTGAACAGATACACGAGGTGCAACAGGTTTATCGAAAAATAGTACATAGTATGTCCAGACCGGGAATCATTTCATCACTAGAAAACGTATCGGCAGATCTGGATTATCATATCCCTTGTTTTAAGGCAACTATACACAGCGCCATGACACTGCTGGATGCGGAGGTAACATTTCATTTGCTTACAGAAAATCACTCTGATATAAGCGGGAAAATTTCAGCCTATACGCTGGCAAGCGAGACATCGATTGCAGAAGCTGACTATATCATTGCTTTATCTGATGCAACAGATTATTCCATTCTTCGTGCAATAAGGGAGTGTAAAATCGGCAGCTTGATTAATCCTCAACTTTCAGCTACCTGGATTATAGAGAGCTCCAACCTTACAAATGCTGGTGGTATGACGTTATCAGGCCCTGGAATTAAAAATGAAATAAAAATGGAAACACGCTTCTCGCCATTTGTTTGGGAGGCAAGAAACGAAAGGGTAAAAGAATATCCGATGGGGATTGATTTGATTTTTACCGATGAAAAGGCGCAGATTGCCTGTGCTCCACGAACAACAGTAATTGAAAATTCGGGGGTGAGATAA
- the phnG gene encoding phosphonate C-P lyase system protein PhnG produces the protein MMKRRRRTEILIRGESSLAHKFAAEIVQTYDCLEIIAPHYGLTMVKMRESAKNSLFYLGEVLITEAKVEIQQQIGIGLVTGMEMELAKNLAIIDAAYKARLPEVSKWEKELLRAEQYIREVKAKEQAELFETKVNFETMDV, from the coding sequence ATGATGAAACGACGCAGGAGAACAGAAATCCTGATTCGGGGTGAATCCAGCCTGGCACATAAATTTGCTGCAGAGATTGTGCAAACTTATGACTGCCTGGAAATAATTGCACCACATTACGGGTTGACGATGGTCAAAATGCGGGAGTCCGCGAAGAATTCCTTATTTTATCTTGGTGAAGTACTTATTACGGAGGCAAAAGTTGAAATTCAGCAGCAAATCGGGATTGGCCTGGTTACCGGGATGGAGATGGAACTGGCGAAGAATCTTGCCATCATTGATGCGGCATATAAGGCTAGATTACCGGAAGTTAGCAAATGGGAAAAAGAGCTGCTTCGCGCCGAACAGTACATCAGGGAAGTGAAAGCGAAAGAGCAGGCGGAACTGTTTGAGACAAAGGTTAATTTTGAAACCATGGATGTTTAG
- a CDS encoding GntR family transcriptional regulator: MKEIELMREMIPITVNKETQIIDDMMQEIQVKNIEPEDKLPSENELAEMYHVPRMTVRNALIKLEEQGVIYSKQGKGRYLKEKSQKVQLHLTGKTSFTDKMNEAGHSLITRNVSCEKIKYDEKIYHILHADESDAVYKIARLRIINDEPIAIHNSYVCEANFPEIAEDGRKIESMFAYYRGLGYTDFSSSKTLLSVTFPTFNEQQLLSSNRLVPLLVIESDCMDTKSGNVLEHTKIVYRSDKFKYDITID, from the coding sequence ATGAAAGAAATTGAATTGATGCGGGAGATGATTCCGATTACCGTGAATAAGGAAACACAAATTATAGATGATATGATGCAGGAAATTCAGGTAAAAAACATAGAGCCTGAAGATAAATTACCCTCTGAAAATGAGCTTGCTGAAATGTACCATGTACCAAGAATGACCGTACGGAATGCGCTAATCAAATTGGAGGAACAGGGGGTTATTTATTCTAAACAGGGAAAAGGACGTTACTTAAAGGAGAAATCACAAAAAGTTCAATTACATTTAACAGGGAAAACCAGTTTTACCGATAAAATGAATGAAGCTGGGCATTCATTGATCACCCGGAATGTATCCTGTGAAAAAATTAAATATGATGAAAAAATTTATCATATCCTTCATGCGGATGAAAGCGATGCGGTATATAAAATTGCACGGTTGCGAATAATCAATGATGAGCCAATTGCCATCCACAACTCCTATGTTTGTGAAGCGAATTTCCCTGAAATTGCAGAAGACGGCAGGAAGATTGAATCGATGTTTGCTTATTATAGAGGGCTGGGGTATACCGACTTTTCCAGTAGTAAAACATTGCTCAGTGTTACGTTTCCAACGTTTAATGAGCAGCAGCTGCTTTCAAGCAATCGGTTAGTGCCGCTTCTTGTCATTGAAAGTGATTGTATGGACACGAAATCTGGAAATGTGCTTGAGCATACGAAAATCGTATACCGAAGTGATAAGTTTAAATACGATATCACGATAGATTAA
- a CDS encoding APC family permease, whose product MEERKTLNKSLKPHWVWAIALGSSIGWGAFVQPTTWMSTAGPLGVMIGFGIGALLMMIIAVSYGFLVKSFPVSGGEFAYAYVSLGRTHAFISGWFLTLGYICIVALNASAFALMLKFVFPALIENLPLYQIAGWDVYGMEIIAASVALGIFGYFNTRGTGLSGRMQFIFVSIMILGIVALTFMVGGQPGAGFSNIEPLFTTDKTAIAAIISIVAIAPWAFVGFDNVPQAAEEFNFSSKKAFSLIILAIFFAAVLYIMMIIATAMTGPWQELVAQGHQWGTGVAIQETVGTMGLIVLVVALTMGVFTGLNGFTISTSRLLFAMSRAKILPEAFSKLHPKYKTPYVGIIFTVVVSMVAPWFGREALLWVVDMSSVGVTIAYFYACYTAFSLFKTKKDSKFNKDKHTIAPWKKIIAGAGMLASVTFLALLLIPGSPAFLGIESRIALYAWILLGLIFYLAKRKEFNKIPERELNYLITGDEKIVAKNSD is encoded by the coding sequence ATGGAAGAACGCAAAACACTAAACAAATCACTCAAACCCCACTGGGTCTGGGCAATCGCCCTAGGATCCTCAATAGGTTGGGGCGCTTTTGTTCAGCCAACCACATGGATGTCCACAGCTGGTCCACTGGGTGTGATGATCGGTTTTGGTATTGGAGCATTACTGATGATGATCATCGCTGTAAGTTATGGGTTTCTGGTAAAAAGCTTTCCGGTATCAGGCGGAGAATTTGCCTATGCCTATGTAAGTTTGGGACGGACGCACGCGTTTATCAGCGGATGGTTTTTAACGCTTGGGTATATATGTATTGTGGCACTCAACGCATCTGCATTTGCATTGATGCTTAAATTCGTTTTCCCAGCACTTATTGAAAATCTACCATTATATCAAATTGCCGGCTGGGATGTTTACGGGATGGAAATCATCGCGGCATCTGTGGCACTGGGTATATTTGGTTATTTTAACACGAGAGGGACCGGGTTATCCGGTCGTATGCAATTCATATTTGTCAGTATTATGATTCTCGGAATTGTTGCACTTACCTTTATGGTGGGAGGCCAGCCGGGTGCGGGATTTTCGAATATAGAGCCGTTATTCACGACAGATAAAACAGCGATAGCAGCGATTATCTCCATTGTCGCGATCGCGCCATGGGCATTTGTTGGATTTGACAATGTACCGCAAGCCGCGGAGGAATTTAATTTTTCATCAAAAAAAGCATTTTCACTAATTATACTGGCGATCTTTTTTGCAGCAGTATTATATATTATGATGATTATCGCAACCGCAATGACAGGCCCATGGCAGGAACTCGTTGCCCAAGGTCATCAATGGGGTACAGGTGTCGCGATTCAGGAAACAGTCGGTACCATGGGGTTGATTGTATTGGTTGTCGCACTTACCATGGGTGTTTTCACAGGGCTTAATGGGTTCACCATTTCCACAAGCCGCCTGCTATTTGCCATGTCACGTGCGAAGATTTTACCGGAAGCATTTTCAAAGCTGCATCCAAAATATAAAACACCATATGTCGGCATCATCTTTACTGTGGTTGTTTCGATGGTGGCGCCATGGTTTGGCCGTGAAGCGTTATTATGGGTTGTCGATATGTCATCCGTCGGTGTGACCATCGCCTATTTCTATGCGTGTTACACAGCCTTTTCCTTATTTAAAACGAAAAAAGATAGCAAGTTCAATAAAGATAAACATACGATAGCACCATGGAAAAAGATTATCGCAGGAGCTGGTATGCTGGCAAGTGTCACATTTCTGGCGCTATTATTAATCCCAGGCTCACCAGCATTCTTAGGAATAGAGTCCAGAATTGCGCTATATGCATGGATCCTACTCGGACTCATCTTCTATCTAGCGAAAAGAAAGGAATTTAACAAGATTCCGGAGCGTGAGCTGAATTATCTGATTACAGGGGATGAGAAGATTGTGGCGAAGAATAGCGATTAG